A region of bacterium DNA encodes the following proteins:
- a CDS encoding c-type cytochrome: MVIARAIILAGILSTAPAVFADAEEQADHTAAQPAEPSRGNPEAGRALYQLCKTCHGEAGEGNQKQGAPQIAGQADWYLTRQLENFRAGLRGNASGDVFGAQMRGMAMTLPNDQAVRDVVAFVQTLSGREKTASIQGNAEHGGEIYRQCATCHGDEARGNELFGAPRLNGQADWYLVRQLEKLKNGMRGRHPADDRGLQMASVTALLADDQDVMDVVVYIGNLP; this comes from the coding sequence ATGGTCATCGCACGAGCAATCATCCTGGCCGGAATCCTGAGCACGGCTCCCGCGGTATTCGCGGACGCCGAGGAGCAGGCCGATCACACTGCAGCGCAGCCAGCCGAACCGTCCAGAGGCAACCCCGAGGCGGGAAGAGCCCTGTACCAGCTCTGCAAGACCTGCCACGGAGAGGCGGGCGAGGGAAATCAGAAACAAGGCGCGCCTCAGATCGCGGGCCAGGCCGATTGGTATCTGACCCGCCAGCTCGAGAACTTCCGCGCTGGTCTACGGGGAAACGCCAGCGGAGATGTGTTCGGAGCCCAGATGCGGGGGATGGCCATGACTCTGCCCAACGATCAAGCGGTGCGCGATGTGGTGGCTTTCGTGCAGACGCTTTCGGGACGCGAGAAGACAGCTTCGATCCAGGGGAATGCCGAACACGGCGGCGAGATCTACCGCCAGTGCGCGACCTGCCACGGTGACGAGGCTCGAGGCAATGAGTTGTTCGGCGCTCCCAGATTGAACGGCCAGGCCGATTGGTACCTGGTCCGTCAACTCGAAAAGCTCAAAAACGGAATGCGCGGAAGGCACCCGGCCGATGACCGGGGGCTGCAGATGGCCTCCGTGACGGCCCTTCTGGCGGACGATCAGGACGTGATGGACGTGGTGGTCTACATCGGGAATCTACCCTGA
- the coxB gene encoding cytochrome c oxidase subunit II has translation MFDRWLPAAASSYAQDIDGLLVFISVIVGIWFLAAEGLLLYAALRFRRKQGVRAAYLPGTTLRAMLVVLIPCSIVFVLDLVIDAVAAPVWRDIKEELPEEGKWVRITGEQWAWRFTYPGADGKFDTPDDVSTLNELHVPVDETVLFELRAKDVVHSLWVPELRLKQDAVPGRVMRGWFRPTQEGQYDIPCAEICGFGHTLMKGRLTVESKDAYRKWLASQQAKGK, from the coding sequence ATGTTCGATCGCTGGCTTCCGGCAGCCGCGTCAAGCTACGCCCAAGATATTGACGGCCTTCTGGTCTTCATCAGCGTCATCGTGGGAATCTGGTTTCTCGCAGCCGAAGGTCTACTGCTCTACGCAGCGCTGCGCTTCAGGCGCAAGCAGGGGGTTCGTGCCGCGTATCTTCCGGGCACGACGCTTCGAGCCATGCTCGTGGTGCTCATCCCCTGCTCCATCGTCTTCGTCCTCGACCTGGTGATCGACGCGGTCGCGGCGCCGGTCTGGCGCGACATCAAGGAAGAGCTTCCAGAAGAAGGCAAGTGGGTACGAATCACCGGAGAACAATGGGCCTGGCGATTCACCTATCCCGGAGCGGACGGCAAGTTCGATACACCGGATGATGTTTCCACGCTAAATGAACTCCACGTACCGGTAGATGAGACCGTCCTCTTCGAGCTTCGCGCCAAGGACGTGGTCCACTCGCTCTGGGTTCCCGAGCTACGACTCAAGCAGGATGCGGTCCCCGGCCGGGTCATGCGGGGCTGGTTCCGACCGACACAGGAAGGGCAGTACGACATCCCGTGTGCGGAGATCTGCGGTTTCGGCCACACGCTCATGAAGGGGCGACTCACGGTGGAAAGCAAGGATGCGTACCGCAAATGGCTGGCTTCCCAGCAGGCGAAAGGTAAGTGA
- a CDS encoding cytochrome c oxidase subunit I: protein MSDGAHAHPESFISKYVFSVDHKVIAVQYLLTGMVMGLVGGFLAYVIRMQLAEPTGSVPGYGTLNFVEYNAVVTMHGTIMIFWVAMPILLAAFSNLLIPLMLGADDMAFPKLNRLSYWTFLLSTVVLVSSFFVPGGAAAGGWTSYPPLSASAAYSGGHLGVTFWLLAVVLEFAAFLMGGINFIVTIINMRPRGMGFFELPIVIWMQFVAAIVFMLSVGPLLAGGIMLLLDRVVGTGFYDPAAGGDPILFQHLFWFFGHPEVYVIFLPGMGIIGEILPVFSRKPLFGYRMIVWASIATGVMSFIVWAHHQFIAGIDPRLATPFSITTIMISVPVAVMIFSYLATLWRGSIEFTTPMLFAVGTLVLFLLGGVTGIHLGTPATDIFLHDTYFVVAHFHYALIPPVFMAFFAGIYFWYPKMFGRMMNETLGKVHFWLTMIGINVIFQPQFALGFMGHQRRIANPLLFDSLNTVQAIELQWLSTIGVLILLPGQIPFLVAFVRGFFSGEEAGANPWRANTLEWVAPSPPPHGNFAEQPQVYRGPYEYSRPDREEDWFPQNLAS from the coding sequence ATGTCGGACGGCGCTCACGCACACCCAGAGAGCTTCATCAGCAAGTACGTGTTTTCGGTGGACCACAAGGTCATCGCGGTCCAGTACCTGCTGACCGGAATGGTGATGGGACTAGTGGGGGGATTTCTCGCCTACGTCATCCGTATGCAACTGGCCGAACCCACGGGTTCGGTACCGGGTTATGGCACGCTGAATTTCGTTGAATACAACGCCGTGGTCACGATGCACGGCACCATCATGATTTTCTGGGTGGCCATGCCGATATTGCTGGCCGCTTTTTCGAACTTGCTGATTCCGCTGATGCTAGGCGCGGACGACATGGCTTTCCCCAAGCTGAACCGGCTGTCCTACTGGACCTTTCTGTTGAGCACGGTGGTCCTGGTGAGTTCGTTCTTCGTACCGGGCGGGGCGGCCGCCGGTGGCTGGACGTCCTATCCGCCACTCTCCGCCAGCGCCGCATACTCCGGGGGGCACCTGGGCGTAACATTCTGGCTATTGGCGGTGGTCCTGGAGTTCGCGGCCTTCTTGATGGGCGGCATCAACTTCATCGTGACGATCATCAATATGCGCCCACGCGGAATGGGCTTCTTCGAACTTCCGATCGTGATCTGGATGCAGTTCGTCGCGGCGATCGTCTTCATGCTCTCGGTCGGGCCTCTGCTGGCCGGCGGAATCATGCTGCTCTTGGATCGGGTGGTCGGAACCGGCTTCTACGATCCAGCGGCAGGTGGCGACCCGATCCTCTTCCAACACCTGTTCTGGTTCTTCGGCCACCCGGAGGTCTATGTGATCTTCTTGCCGGGCATGGGGATCATCGGCGAAATCCTGCCGGTCTTCAGCCGCAAACCGCTATTCGGCTATCGGATGATCGTCTGGGCTTCCATTGCGACCGGTGTCATGAGCTTCATCGTCTGGGCCCACCATCAATTCATCGCCGGTATCGATCCGCGCCTGGCGACACCCTTCAGCATCACCACCATCATGATCTCGGTACCGGTCGCGGTCATGATCTTCTCGTATCTGGCCACTCTCTGGCGCGGCTCCATCGAGTTCACGACACCGATGCTCTTCGCCGTAGGGACTCTCGTTCTCTTCCTTCTGGGAGGTGTCACCGGAATCCATCTCGGCACTCCGGCTACGGACATCTTCCTCCACGACACCTACTTCGTCGTGGCGCACTTCCACTACGCATTGATCCCGCCGGTCTTCATGGCCTTCTTTGCCGGAATCTACTTCTGGTACCCGAAGATGTTCGGAAGGATGATGAACGAGACGCTGGGAAAGGTGCATTTCTGGCTGACCATGATCGGCATCAACGTGATCTTCCAACCGCAGTTCGCTCTGGGGTTCATGGGGCATCAGCGGCGCATCGCAAACCCGCTGCTTTTCGATTCCTTGAACACCGTCCAGGCGATCGAACTGCAGTGGCTATCCACCATCGGAGTGCTGATTCTGCTACCCGGCCAGATTCCCTTTCTGGTGGCTTTCGTACGCGGTTTCTTCTCGGGTGAAGAGGCCGGAGCGAATCCCTGGCGGGCCAACACTCTGGAATGGGTCGCCCCATCTCCCCCTCCGCACGGAAACTTCGCCGAGCAACCTCAGGTCTACCGGGGACCCTACGAGTACAGTCGTCCGGACCGCGAAGAGGATTGGTTCCCGCAGAACCTGGCATCGTGA
- a CDS encoding cytochrome oxidase subunit III codes for MAMWWFLASEIVIFGGLVFTYLLFLWRYPEWTEEAAHTLTNAGAINTFVLLTSSYFVVLAHDAAHHERYQKAARLLALTVAGGFVFLAVKTYEYSHEIHAGFVPARSVFWSFYYTLTGLHALHVIGGMVAMTVVALAVRKGQNPQRVEYVGIYWHFVDVVWIFLFPLLYLAS; via the coding sequence ATGGCCATGTGGTGGTTCCTCGCTTCAGAGATCGTCATCTTCGGCGGTCTGGTCTTCACCTATCTACTCTTCCTCTGGCGCTATCCCGAGTGGACCGAGGAGGCCGCCCATACGCTGACCAACGCCGGGGCCATCAACACCTTCGTGTTGTTGACCAGTAGTTACTTCGTGGTGCTGGCCCACGACGCCGCACATCACGAGCGCTACCAGAAAGCGGCTCGACTTCTGGCACTGACGGTCGCGGGTGGATTCGTCTTCCTGGCTGTGAAGACCTATGAGTACAGCCACGAAATCCACGCGGGCTTCGTTCCAGCCCGGAGCGTCTTCTGGTCGTTCTACTACACCCTGACCGGATTGCACGCCCTGCACGTCATCGGCGGGATGGTCGCCATGACCGTCGTGGCGTTGGCCGTGCGCAAGGGCCAGAACCCACAACGAGTCGAGTACGTGGGAATCTACTGGCACTTCGTAGACGTGGTCTGGATCTTCCTGTTCCCGCTTCTCTACCTGGCATCCTGA
- a CDS encoding cytochrome C oxidase subunit IV family protein encodes MTKGTYVPDKHPNYHVIFGLLILLLAGSIFVGTLNVPLVPVIMVFSAAFVKAYLVLAYFMHLRYQPLYCSLILVVAFLALYCMFLGVIPDMIYPPLD; translated from the coding sequence GTGACCAAAGGCACCTACGTTCCCGACAAACATCCCAACTATCACGTGATCTTCGGGTTGCTGATCTTGCTGCTGGCCGGTTCCATCTTCGTCGGCACGCTGAACGTACCGCTGGTCCCGGTGATCATGGTCTTCTCCGCCGCTTTCGTGAAAGCCTATCTGGTGCTGGCCTACTTCATGCATCTGAGGTATCAGCCGTTGTACTGTAGCTTGATCCTGGTCGTGGCTTTCCTCGCTCTCTACTGCATGTTCCTGGGAGTGATCCCCGACATGATCTACCCGCCACTGGACTGA
- a CDS encoding heme-copper oxidase subunit III, with protein sequence MSSSETVAPRTYPQLLVPNGALAMAIFIAAEATFFAGLISAYLVLRAGAVGWPPLDQPRLPVLATGINTAILLASGWTIWRTSFAAGAPEIRRGLAATALLGAVFLGVQGYEWVRLVSFGLTTHSSLFGATFYVLVGAHALHVLAALTAVFHVRRRMRVDTEASALGSSSLQPVRMYWLFVVAVWPVLYGLVYF encoded by the coding sequence ATGAGTTCTTCCGAAACAGTTGCGCCTCGAACCTATCCCCAACTCCTGGTTCCGAACGGTGCTCTGGCGATGGCCATCTTCATCGCCGCCGAAGCCACCTTCTTCGCCGGTTTGATCAGCGCGTATCTGGTTCTGCGCGCCGGAGCGGTGGGCTGGCCCCCTCTGGATCAACCTCGCCTGCCCGTGCTGGCCACCGGCATCAATACCGCGATCCTTCTGGCCAGTGGTTGGACGATCTGGCGAACCTCCTTCGCCGCGGGTGCCCCCGAAATCCGCCGCGGTCTTGCCGCGACCGCGCTACTGGGTGCGGTTTTCCTGGGCGTCCAGGGCTACGAGTGGGTGCGCCTGGTGTCTTTCGGTCTGACCACCCATTCGAGCCTGTTCGGGGCAACCTTCTATGTTCTGGTAGGGGCACACGCGCTGCACGTACTTGCTGCGCTCACGGCAGTCTTTCACGTGCGGCGACGCATGCGCGTCGATACTGAAGCATCCGCACTGGGCTCGAGTTCTTTACAACCGGTTCGCATGTACTGGTTGTTCGTAGTGGCCGTCTGGCCGGTCCTGTACGGGCTCGTGTACTTCTGA